A single region of the Paramicrobacterium fandaimingii genome encodes:
- a CDS encoding sugar ABC transporter ATP-binding protein — protein sequence MTMTSPIVEMTDISITFPGVKALDSVSFRMFPGEVHSLMGENGAGKSTLIKALTGVYRPDSGTTLLEGRPVSFVSTAAAQDAGISTVYQEVNLLPNLTVAENIVLGREPRTAGRIDWSAVRTRARDVLGRVGISIDPGTLLGSHSLAVQQLVAIARATSINARVLILDEPTSSLDADEVKELFRIIRSLKDDGVAILFVSHFLDQVYEISDRLTVLRNGRFEGEYRTEELLRIDLVQKMIGKEITVLDALDQRSADDADDTQNADIPAIIEAQGLGRRGAVQPADISVLEGEVVGFAGLLGSGRSELARILTGIDRSDSGTIRFAGKPVKFRTPRRALADRVVYASEDRRAEGILGDLSIRDNIILALQADRGWFRPLSAKRSTELVESYITTLGIRPAHPDALVRTLSGGNQQKVLLARWLAIAPRLLVLDEPTRGIDVGAKAEIQKLVVNLAENGMGVVYISAELDEVLRLSHRVAIMRDRRLVAVLDNDSLTTDDVLAVIADGGNLEEAS from the coding sequence ATGACAATGACGTCCCCCATCGTCGAGATGACCGACATCTCGATCACATTCCCCGGAGTCAAGGCCCTCGACTCAGTGAGCTTTCGAATGTTCCCCGGTGAAGTGCACTCGCTCATGGGCGAGAACGGAGCGGGAAAATCCACGCTCATCAAGGCGCTCACGGGCGTGTATCGCCCAGACTCGGGAACGACGCTCCTCGAGGGCCGTCCCGTTTCGTTCGTCTCGACGGCGGCAGCTCAGGATGCTGGAATCTCGACAGTCTACCAAGAAGTGAACCTGCTTCCGAACCTCACTGTCGCCGAGAACATCGTGCTGGGCCGCGAGCCGCGCACAGCGGGCCGAATCGACTGGTCGGCCGTTCGCACACGCGCGCGGGACGTGCTCGGCCGCGTGGGCATCAGCATCGACCCCGGCACGCTCCTCGGCTCGCACTCGCTCGCGGTGCAGCAGCTCGTTGCCATCGCACGAGCGACGAGCATCAACGCCCGTGTGCTCATTCTCGACGAACCGACATCGAGCCTCGATGCCGACGAGGTGAAAGAGCTCTTCCGTATCATCCGCTCCCTCAAAGACGACGGCGTCGCGATTCTGTTCGTGTCGCACTTTCTCGACCAGGTCTATGAGATCTCTGACCGGCTCACGGTGCTGCGCAACGGGCGCTTCGAGGGGGAGTACCGCACAGAGGAGCTGCTGCGCATCGATCTCGTGCAGAAGATGATCGGCAAAGAGATCACGGTTCTCGATGCTCTCGATCAGAGATCGGCTGACGACGCAGACGACACCCAGAACGCCGACATTCCCGCGATCATCGAGGCACAGGGGCTCGGGCGGCGCGGCGCGGTCCAGCCCGCAGACATCAGCGTTCTTGAAGGCGAGGTCGTCGGCTTCGCTGGTCTTCTCGGCTCGGGCCGCAGCGAGCTCGCACGAATTCTCACGGGGATCGACCGCTCGGATTCCGGAACAATCCGCTTCGCGGGCAAGCCCGTGAAGTTCCGCACTCCGCGCCGTGCGCTCGCCGATCGTGTTGTGTATGCGAGCGAAGACCGTCGTGCTGAAGGCATCCTCGGTGACTTGAGCATTCGCGACAACATCATTCTTGCCCTGCAAGCCGATCGTGGGTGGTTTCGACCGCTTTCGGCCAAACGGAGCACCGAGCTCGTTGAGAGCTACATCACAACGCTCGGCATTCGCCCGGCACATCCGGATGCGCTCGTGCGAACTCTCTCGGGCGGAAACCAGCAGAAGGTCCTGCTCGCCCGGTGGCTCGCCATCGCACCCCGCTTGCTCGTGCTCGACGAGCCGACGCGCGGAATCGACGTGGGGGCGAAGGCCGAGATTCAGAAGCTCGTCGTCAACCTCGCCGAGAACGGAATGGGCGTCGTCTACATCTCCGCAGAGCTCGACGAGGTTCTGCGACTGAGCCATCGGGTGGCGATCATGCGCGACAGGCGACTTGTCGCTGTGCTCGACAATGACAGCCTGACGACGGACGATGTGCTCGCCGTGATCGCCGACGGCGGCAACCTGGAGGAGGCTTCGTGA
- a CDS encoding ABC transporter permease, with translation MARITSSRLFWPVAMLVALAIIDVIVFPGFFTIQVREGALYGSVIDILRNGAPTLMIAIGMTLVIATKGIDLSVGSVCAIAGAVAAAIILGSPNPDSVATTVIAIATAVAVSLVLGVWNGVLIAVLGIQPIVATLILMTAGRGIAMLITKGQIITVSSDSFRYLGSGVIFGVPFAVVAAIITVAIAGALTRRTALGLFIESTGINPRASRMAGIRARGLLILVYVFCALCSAVAGLILTSSQTAADANNTGLFIELDAILAVVIGGTSLMGGRYSLWGTVVGALVIQTLVTTVYTVGIPPIVTMVFKAAVVTAVCLLQSPKTAEYMSAWRRRRALSAEVASS, from the coding sequence ATGGCACGCATCACGTCGTCACGGCTGTTCTGGCCTGTGGCGATGCTTGTCGCACTCGCGATCATCGACGTCATCGTCTTTCCCGGATTCTTCACGATCCAGGTTCGCGAGGGCGCCCTGTACGGAAGCGTCATCGATATTCTGCGCAACGGCGCTCCGACTCTGATGATCGCCATCGGCATGACGCTCGTCATCGCCACGAAGGGAATCGATCTCTCGGTCGGCTCCGTGTGCGCCATCGCGGGAGCGGTGGCCGCCGCGATCATCCTCGGCTCGCCCAACCCCGACAGCGTCGCCACGACGGTGATCGCTATCGCGACGGCCGTCGCCGTCTCGCTCGTGCTCGGCGTCTGGAACGGCGTGCTCATCGCTGTGCTGGGAATTCAGCCGATCGTGGCGACGCTCATCTTGATGACGGCGGGCCGCGGAATTGCGATGCTGATCACCAAGGGTCAGATCATCACGGTGTCGAGCGACTCGTTCCGATATCTCGGCTCCGGCGTCATCTTCGGGGTCCCCTTCGCCGTCGTGGCTGCCATCATCACCGTCGCGATTGCCGGGGCGCTCACGCGACGCACCGCCCTCGGGCTGTTCATCGAGTCAACGGGAATCAACCCGCGCGCCAGTCGCATGGCCGGCATCCGAGCTCGGGGTCTGCTCATTCTGGTCTACGTGTTCTGTGCGCTGTGCTCGGCGGTTGCGGGTCTTATTCTCACGAGCAGCCAGACGGCGGCAGACGCGAACAACACAGGGCTCTTCATTGAGCTCGACGCGATTCTCGCCGTGGTGATCGGCGGCACATCGCTCATGGGCGGCCGCTACTCGCTCTGGGGAACCGTGGTCGGCGCACTCGTCATTCAGACGCTTGTCACCACCGTCTACACGGTGGGCATTCCGCCCATCGTGACAATGGTCTTCAAGGCAGCCGTCGTGACGGCGGTGTGCCTGCTGCAATCGCCGAAGACTGCTGAATACATGTCGGCATGGCGCCGACGTCGGGCACTGAGCGCGGAGGTCGCCTCATCATGA
- the yjfF gene encoding galactofuranose ABC transporter, permease protein YjfF — translation MTLTRKGKTPMPTNVERSRWGLHSIRDAFTNPKYGPVIVTGLLLIGMFIYGMSQYRGFNDPQIVVNLLIDNAHLVVLAVGMTFVILTAGIDLSVGAVLALATMMTASLAQSGLPAGVIIPIILIATTGLGFLVGIMVHYFDIQPFIATLAAMFLARGLCYVISAKSISIDAPFFTVLGQTRLTFLGLSVTPSVIVAVVVVIIAVIVLRYTRFGRTVYAIGGSEQSAQLMGLPVARTKVLVYAISGFCSGLAGVLYTFYTLSGYALTAVGTELDAIAAVVIGGTLLTGGYGSVLGSVLGVLVLGTIQTLITFDGSLTSWWTKIFIGALLLIFIVLQKILTLRRA, via the coding sequence ATGACTCTCACTCGCAAAGGCAAGACACCGATGCCGACGAACGTCGAGCGGTCGCGGTGGGGGCTTCACAGCATCCGAGATGCCTTCACGAACCCCAAGTACGGGCCGGTGATCGTGACGGGGCTGCTTCTCATCGGCATGTTCATCTATGGAATGTCGCAGTACCGCGGTTTCAACGACCCGCAGATCGTCGTCAACCTTCTCATCGACAACGCGCACCTCGTTGTGCTCGCTGTCGGCATGACGTTTGTGATTCTGACGGCGGGCATCGATCTCTCGGTGGGCGCCGTGCTCGCTCTCGCGACGATGATGACGGCGTCGCTTGCGCAATCCGGGCTGCCCGCGGGGGTGATCATTCCGATCATCCTCATCGCGACGACGGGGCTGGGATTTCTTGTCGGGATCATGGTGCACTACTTCGACATTCAGCCGTTCATCGCGACGCTCGCGGCGATGTTCCTCGCACGCGGGCTGTGTTACGTGATCAGCGCCAAGTCGATCTCGATCGATGCGCCGTTCTTCACCGTGCTGGGGCAGACGCGACTGACGTTTCTCGGACTCAGCGTGACGCCGAGTGTGATCGTCGCCGTCGTCGTCGTGATCATCGCCGTGATCGTGCTGCGCTACACGCGATTCGGGCGCACCGTGTACGCGATCGGCGGCTCGGAGCAGTCGGCTCAGCTGATGGGCCTGCCCGTCGCGCGAACCAAGGTGCTCGTGTATGCGATCTCGGGGTTCTGCTCGGGTCTGGCCGGGGTGCTCTACACCTTCTACACGCTGTCCGGGTACGCGCTCACCGCCGTCGGAACAGAGCTCGATGCCATCGCGGCGGTCGTCATCGGCGGAACCCTGCTGACGGGAGGGTACGGCTCTGTGCTCGGCTCTGTGCTCGGCGTGCTCGTGCTGGGCACCATCCAGACCCTCATCACGTTCGATGGAAGCCTGACATCGTGGTGGACGAAGATCTTCATCGGCGCATTGCTGCTCATCTTCATCGTGCTGCAGAAGATTCTCACGCTGCGTCGTGCCTGA
- a CDS encoding LacI family DNA-binding transcriptional regulator: MIADDGKTRAATIFDVARLAGVSHQTVSRVLNDLPNVRASTRERVEKAIAQLRYTPSQAARALVTRRSRTIGLIQTGGPDYGPATTLLHFNEAAREARYAVSIASMLEADAAALRSAAELLLRQNVEAIVLIAATVKDIASLAHEELGVPLVVVAPHEEGNAAAVAIDHYAGARAAVAHLAELGHTVIRHVSGPAESLDARERVRGWRDELSARGLVATPVLVGDWSPDSGYEHGRELGASTATAAFVANDQMSLGVFHGLRDMGLIVPRDFSVVGYDDVPEAAHLSPPLTTMRQDFVRLGGDVMATVLAQLSDDAAAPQSAIVPQLIVRDSATKARLP; encoded by the coding sequence GTGATCGCAGACGATGGCAAGACCAGGGCAGCGACCATCTTCGACGTTGCCCGGCTCGCCGGAGTGTCACATCAGACAGTGTCGCGCGTGCTCAACGACCTGCCCAACGTCCGCGCCTCCACACGGGAACGCGTCGAAAAGGCAATCGCCCAGCTGCGCTACACACCCTCGCAGGCGGCGCGCGCTCTCGTCACCCGGCGATCGCGCACCATCGGGCTCATACAGACGGGCGGCCCCGACTACGGCCCGGCCACGACCCTCCTGCATTTCAACGAGGCGGCACGCGAAGCACGCTACGCCGTGAGCATCGCCAGCATGCTCGAGGCGGATGCCGCCGCGCTGCGCTCCGCAGCGGAGCTGCTGCTGCGCCAGAACGTCGAGGCGATCGTCCTGATCGCGGCAACGGTGAAAGACATCGCGTCGCTTGCGCACGAAGAGCTGGGTGTTCCGCTCGTCGTCGTGGCTCCGCACGAAGAGGGGAACGCGGCAGCTGTTGCCATCGACCACTACGCGGGAGCTCGTGCTGCTGTCGCGCACCTTGCCGAGCTCGGCCATACAGTGATCAGGCATGTCTCCGGCCCGGCAGAGTCGCTTGATGCGCGCGAGCGGGTGCGCGGCTGGCGCGACGAGCTCTCGGCGCGCGGCCTCGTCGCCACACCGGTCTTGGTGGGCGATTGGTCGCCGGACAGCGGATACGAGCATGGTCGAGAGCTGGGAGCATCCACGGCAACGGCCGCATTCGTGGCGAACGATCAGATGTCGCTCGGCGTCTTTCACGGGCTTCGCGATATGGGCCTCATCGTTCCCCGCGACTTCTCGGTCGTCGGATACGACGACGTACCCGAGGCCGCGCATCTCTCGCCCCCGCTCACAACGATGCGGCAGGACTTCGTCCGGCTCGGCGGCGACGTCATGGCGACGGTGCTCGCTCAGCTGTCAGATGATGCCGCAGCGCCGCAGAGCGCGATCGTTCCTCAGCTCATCGTGCGTGACTCGGCGACGAAAGCTCGTCTGCCGTAG
- a CDS encoding L,D-transpeptidase family protein yields the protein MTTSGGKGTTALSIDDAKKTRRRRRGLRLGLGIGIPGGVIVAAAAVSSVLLIAPGVSAAGATVGWHTADLAAQTVSDQLATSEITITGDSDSVTLTGAELGLSVDATSIASAAHDSRPLWNVSTWNSGPVPVTINIDADKALDALRAAAPDVFTIPENASISYDAKAVAYSAVDAVVGTGLDFTAFASELSDVLSEGTGDDDITVAATFDEVQPPITTVIAQTEADALNTMLTTAGFYVDDEKVVGVKPATVASWLTVENVDDAIHIYADEAAIDTVVESLPEKVNRPAVDKEVVTNSAGTHLRTIQEGVDGWTLESTDGIAAAFAEQLASGNGSYKLDVTTDASETIELFRSIEVDKSAGTVTMYENKKVVATYAVAIGKPSTPTDEGHFTVYGQLTKQDMGCVPGYDYCTKNVPWVTYFNGDQGFHGTYWHNNFGAGAMMSHGCVNMTIAAAKDMYYFAQTGTEVWVHA from the coding sequence ATGACCACATCGGGGGGCAAGGGCACAACAGCCCTGTCGATCGACGACGCAAAGAAGACGCGGCGTCGGCGCCGCGGGCTGCGCCTGGGACTCGGCATCGGCATTCCCGGCGGAGTTATCGTTGCGGCCGCCGCTGTGAGTTCGGTTCTGCTGATCGCACCCGGCGTGAGCGCCGCTGGAGCGACAGTCGGCTGGCACACCGCCGATCTCGCCGCCCAGACCGTCTCTGACCAGCTCGCCACGAGCGAGATCACCATCACGGGCGACTCCGACAGCGTGACGCTCACGGGCGCCGAACTCGGACTCTCGGTCGATGCCACGTCGATCGCCAGCGCCGCGCACGACTCGCGCCCGCTCTGGAACGTCTCCACGTGGAATTCAGGCCCGGTTCCCGTCACCATCAACATCGACGCTGACAAGGCTCTTGACGCCTTGCGCGCCGCCGCTCCCGACGTCTTCACGATCCCGGAGAACGCGTCGATCAGCTACGACGCCAAGGCAGTTGCCTACTCGGCCGTCGACGCCGTCGTCGGCACCGGGCTCGATTTCACCGCGTTTGCCTCCGAGCTCTCTGACGTGCTCAGTGAGGGCACGGGCGATGACGACATCACCGTCGCCGCAACCTTCGACGAGGTGCAGCCGCCCATTACGACAGTGATCGCCCAGACCGAGGCCGACGCACTCAACACCATGCTCACGACGGCCGGCTTCTACGTTGACGACGAGAAGGTCGTCGGCGTCAAGCCCGCCACCGTCGCGTCGTGGCTCACCGTCGAGAACGTCGATGACGCTATTCACATCTACGCAGACGAAGCAGCGATCGACACTGTCGTTGAGAGTCTCCCCGAGAAGGTGAACCGCCCTGCCGTTGACAAAGAGGTAGTGACGAACTCAGCCGGAACCCACCTCCGCACCATTCAGGAGGGTGTTGACGGCTGGACCCTGGAGAGCACGGACGGCATCGCGGCGGCGTTCGCCGAGCAGCTCGCCTCGGGAAACGGCAGCTACAAGCTTGACGTGACGACGGATGCGTCCGAGACGATCGAGCTGTTCCGCAGCATCGAGGTGGACAAGAGCGCCGGCACGGTGACCATGTACGAGAACAAGAAGGTGGTCGCCACCTACGCCGTCGCCATCGGAAAGCCGTCGACGCCGACGGATGAAGGCCACTTCACGGTGTACGGCCAGCTCACGAAGCAGGACATGGGCTGCGTTCCCGGGTACGACTACTGCACGAAGAACGTGCCGTGGGTGACGTACTTCAACGGCGACCAGGGCTTCCACGGAACCTACTGGCACAACAACTTCGGTGCCGGCGCCATGATGAGCCACGGCTGCGTGAACATGACGATCGCCGCGGCGAAAGACATGTACTACTTTGCTCAGACGGGCACCGAGGTCTGGGTTCACGCGTAA
- the metE gene encoding 5-methyltetrahydropteroyltriglutamate--homocysteine S-methyltransferase yields the protein MTARSFPRGTILGYPRLGRKRELTKALEAHWAGRLTAGEFAATTAEIRAAIRERLVDIGLGRDDSSIPESFSLYDHVLDAAVTVGAIPSRFDGEIDAQADEVDASFALARGRGDLAPLAMTKWFDTNYHYLVPEIGPHTHFRLSSNRLVRDVAEARAAGFVTRPTIVGPVTLLLLSTAESNATDGFQPFSRLADLVPVYARLLTELRDAGAEWVQLDEPALASDVVSVNASRVLAAVESTYRELGSTPERPQLFVSTAYGDVGDALATLAATPVDAIGLDLVRGTIPSRIDSGTRARLADKTLVAGVIDGRSVWRGDLEAALTAAADVRRLTSTVSVSSSTSLIHVPHDVTLETHLEPRLVSWLSFADQKVEQVGIVARGLARGSASVRSDLEAASIALSDRLGAPGVHDRSVRARISFLGEGDRSRVPWEQRREAQKRTFGLPPLPTTTIGSFPQTDRIRQARARYLGGFDSAETYVTVIKNEIAEVIALQEELGLDVLVHGEPERNDMVQYFAENLEGFDVTLHGWVQSFGSLCTRPPILWGDVSRLGPITVGWSRYAQSLTSKPVKGMLTGPVTILAWSFVRDDQPLGDTAAQLALALRDEIADLEAAGIGIIQIDEPALRELLPLRSVDHEHYLAWSVAAFRLATAGAKPETQIHTHLCSSHFGVVLDAIKKLDADVTSIESAHSRMRIIDDIAASGFEHDIGPGVYDIHSTRVPSVDEVTELLARAAEAIDVERLWVNPDCGLKTRGYEEATASLRNVLEAANRVRQRVAEQQAASPSAR from the coding sequence ATGACCGCACGCAGCTTCCCGAGGGGAACCATCCTCGGCTATCCGCGCCTCGGCCGAAAGCGAGAGCTCACGAAGGCGCTCGAGGCTCACTGGGCAGGGCGGCTCACCGCGGGCGAATTTGCCGCGACGACGGCGGAGATTCGGGCGGCGATCCGAGAGCGGCTCGTCGACATCGGCCTCGGGCGCGACGACTCGTCGATCCCCGAATCGTTCTCACTCTACGATCACGTGCTCGACGCCGCGGTGACGGTCGGCGCAATCCCCTCTCGCTTCGACGGGGAGATTGATGCGCAGGCGGACGAGGTCGATGCGTCGTTTGCCCTCGCTCGCGGTCGTGGCGACCTCGCCCCGCTCGCCATGACGAAATGGTTTGACACCAACTACCACTACCTCGTTCCCGAAATCGGGCCCCACACGCACTTTCGCCTGTCGAGCAATCGCCTGGTGCGCGATGTCGCCGAGGCTCGCGCGGCAGGGTTTGTCACACGCCCGACGATCGTCGGCCCGGTGACTCTGCTTCTGCTCAGCACGGCCGAGAGCAACGCGACAGATGGCTTTCAGCCGTTCTCTCGCCTTGCCGATCTCGTCCCCGTGTATGCACGGCTGCTGACGGAGCTTCGTGACGCTGGTGCCGAGTGGGTGCAGCTTGACGAACCGGCACTCGCGAGCGACGTTGTGTCGGTCAATGCATCTCGCGTGCTCGCGGCGGTCGAGTCTACCTATCGCGAACTGGGATCCACCCCGGAGCGTCCGCAGCTCTTCGTGTCGACAGCGTATGGTGACGTCGGCGACGCCCTCGCGACGCTGGCGGCAACCCCCGTTGACGCGATCGGACTCGACCTTGTGCGCGGCACGATCCCGAGCCGAATCGACAGCGGCACGCGAGCTCGCCTTGCGGACAAGACTCTCGTCGCCGGCGTCATCGATGGACGTTCGGTGTGGCGAGGAGACCTCGAGGCCGCCCTCACGGCGGCGGCGGACGTGCGCCGTCTGACGAGCACCGTCTCGGTATCGTCGTCGACGAGCCTCATCCACGTTCCGCACGATGTCACTCTCGAGACGCACCTCGAGCCACGTCTCGTCAGCTGGCTCTCGTTTGCCGATCAGAAGGTGGAGCAAGTCGGCATTGTCGCGCGCGGCCTCGCGAGGGGCTCAGCGAGCGTGCGCAGCGACCTCGAGGCAGCATCCATCGCTCTTTCGGACCGCCTCGGTGCACCCGGCGTGCACGATCGGTCAGTGCGGGCACGCATCTCTTTTCTCGGCGAGGGTGATCGCAGCCGAGTTCCGTGGGAACAGCGGCGCGAAGCACAAAAGCGCACGTTCGGTCTTCCGCCGCTGCCGACGACGACGATCGGGTCGTTTCCCCAGACCGACCGCATTCGGCAGGCTCGCGCACGCTACCTCGGCGGCTTCGACAGTGCCGAGACCTATGTCACGGTCATTAAGAACGAGATTGCCGAGGTGATTGCCCTGCAAGAGGAGCTGGGCCTCGATGTGCTTGTTCACGGAGAGCCCGAGCGCAACGACATGGTGCAGTATTTCGCCGAGAACCTTGAGGGCTTCGACGTGACACTGCACGGGTGGGTGCAGTCATTCGGCAGTCTGTGCACACGTCCGCCGATTCTCTGGGGAGACGTTTCGCGACTCGGGCCGATCACTGTCGGCTGGTCGCGCTACGCGCAGAGCCTCACGAGCAAACCGGTGAAGGGGATGCTGACGGGCCCCGTCACGATTCTCGCGTGGTCGTTTGTGCGCGACGATCAGCCGCTTGGCGATACCGCCGCGCAGCTTGCGCTTGCGCTGCGCGATGAGATCGCCGATCTTGAGGCCGCCGGAATCGGCATCATTCAGATCGATGAGCCCGCACTGCGCGAGCTGCTGCCGCTGCGCAGTGTCGATCACGAGCACTACCTTGCCTGGTCGGTCGCGGCATTTCGGTTGGCGACAGCGGGGGCGAAGCCCGAAACCCAGATTCACACGCACCTCTGCTCGTCGCACTTCGGTGTCGTGCTCGACGCGATCAAGAAGCTCGATGCCGATGTGACGAGCATCGAGTCGGCACACAGTCGCATGCGGATCATCGACGACATCGCGGCATCCGGATTCGAGCACGATATCGGTCCTGGCGTCTACGACATCCATTCGACACGCGTGCCGAGCGTCGACGAGGTGACGGAGCTGCTGGCCCGCGCCGCCGAAGCCATCGACGTCGAACGGCTCTGGGTCAACCCGGACTGCGGGCTCAAGACTCGTGGATATGAGGAGGCGACCGCGTCGCTTCGCAACGTGCTCGAGGCTGCCAATCGGGTTCGTCAGCGCGTCGCCGAGCAGCAGGCAGCGTCACCCTCGGCGCGGTGA
- a CDS encoding sugar phosphate isomerase/epimerase family protein, with protein MSAHIRAGLCSVTFRQLSADAVVDAAVAAGLESIEWGSGEGEHVSLGDDAAATRIGERTRSAGLVVASLGGYYRCGDNETIEPLLDAARAIGAPRVRVWAGRVGSADADEAERARTTARLRNAVDLATARGIEVALEYHGHTLTDTPDSARELLAAVDRPQLSSYWQPTQGADDQAAIAELDAVAPWVSTLHVFSWWPTAERLRLSGRSELWRRVFARAASLPRITDALIEFVPNDDPALLSAESETLRRWLRESAGAQPQ; from the coding sequence ATGAGTGCACACATTCGCGCGGGGCTGTGCTCCGTGACGTTCCGGCAGCTCAGTGCAGACGCCGTCGTCGACGCCGCCGTCGCAGCGGGCCTTGAGTCGATCGAGTGGGGCTCGGGTGAAGGCGAGCACGTTTCGCTGGGCGACGATGCCGCGGCTACTCGCATCGGCGAGCGCACCCGCTCGGCCGGGCTCGTCGTCGCATCTCTCGGCGGGTACTACCGCTGCGGTGACAACGAGACAATCGAACCGCTGCTCGATGCCGCGAGGGCTATCGGCGCCCCCCGCGTGCGCGTCTGGGCGGGCAGAGTTGGCTCGGCGGATGCTGACGAGGCGGAACGCGCCCGCACCACGGCCCGGCTGCGGAACGCCGTCGATCTGGCCACCGCTCGGGGCATCGAGGTCGCCCTCGAGTACCACGGGCACACGCTCACCGACACGCCCGACTCGGCGCGCGAGCTGCTCGCCGCCGTCGATCGTCCCCAGCTCTCGTCGTACTGGCAGCCGACGCAGGGCGCCGACGACCAGGCGGCGATCGCCGAGCTCGACGCCGTGGCTCCGTGGGTGTCGACGCTGCATGTGTTTTCGTGGTGGCCCACCGCCGAGCGGCTGCGTCTGAGCGGGCGGTCTGAGCTCTGGCGGCGCGTGTTCGCGCGAGCAGCATCCCTCCCCCGCATCACCGACGCACTCATCGAATTCGTCCCGAACGATGACCCGGCGCTTCTTTCTGCCGAGTCAGAGACGCTGCGACGCTGGCTTCGCGAGAGCGCTGGGGCACAGCCGCAGTGA
- a CDS encoding sugar phosphate isomerase/epimerase family protein, whose product MTHPRLSLNQATIKYADLSTALRVTSDAGYRSIGLWREPVQEVGLDAAAAMIRDSGLRVSSMCRGGFFTPLEGPERRRAIDDNKAAIDETAAAADAGAEGSRAVLVLVAGGLPDGSRDLISARERVGDAVAELVDHATASGVQLAIEPLHPMYASDRAVVSTLGQALDIAEQFPAEAVGVVVDTFHIWWDPDVLTQIARAGAGGRIASYQVCDWATPLPADVLLSRHYPGDGVIDFAPMTRAVLDARYTGDIEVEIFNQQIWDTDAATAAARTAAAFDTAVAPHL is encoded by the coding sequence ATGACGCACCCTCGGCTGTCGCTCAACCAGGCGACCATCAAATACGCCGACCTTTCGACGGCGCTTCGTGTCACAAGCGATGCCGGTTACCGGTCAATCGGGCTGTGGCGCGAGCCGGTGCAGGAGGTCGGCCTGGATGCTGCTGCCGCGATGATCCGCGATTCGGGCCTGCGCGTGTCGAGCATGTGCCGCGGCGGCTTCTTCACACCGCTCGAGGGACCCGAGCGGCGCCGCGCAATCGACGACAACAAGGCGGCGATCGACGAGACGGCGGCGGCGGCGGATGCTGGAGCAGAGGGATCGCGCGCGGTGCTCGTTCTCGTGGCTGGGGGTCTCCCCGACGGCTCGCGTGACCTGATCAGCGCGCGCGAGCGCGTGGGCGACGCCGTTGCCGAGCTCGTCGATCACGCGACGGCGTCGGGCGTTCAGCTGGCAATCGAGCCGCTGCATCCGATGTACGCGTCAGATCGCGCCGTCGTGTCGACGCTGGGGCAGGCTCTCGACATCGCCGAGCAGTTTCCCGCTGAGGCGGTCGGCGTCGTCGTCGACACGTTCCACATCTGGTGGGACCCCGATGTGTTGACGCAGATCGCGCGCGCGGGGGCTGGCGGGCGCATCGCCAGTTACCAGGTCTGCGATTGGGCGACGCCGCTGCCCGCAGACGTGCTGCTCTCGCGCCATTACCCGGGAGACGGCGTCATCGACTTCGCGCCGATGACGCGCGCCGTGCTCGACGCGCGGTACACGGGCGACATCGAGGTCGAGATCTTCAACCAGCAGATCTGGGACACGGATGCCGCGACGGCGGCTGCGCGCACGGCTGCCGCCTTCGACACGGCGGTGGCGCCGCACCTTTAG